CATAGGGTCTACTGTCTACTCTCCGTAGGCCCGTAGGGGTGGCCCAAAGCCCAACTCAGTTTGTGCTGAACCGAATTGATGACAATCCTGTTATTTCATACATTATTATGACTCGTGGCACATAATtgcatatttaattatttaaatatttttataaaaattgcATTTATTCAAATCTCAGTTAATTTTAGTAACAAAGGGTAAAACTATCAATCTCTGTCTAGAGCTCAATAATTAAAAGTTCATACAcattcaattttaaaaattttaagtaaatttaTACTCAACAAGTATAGGCGCAGAGTCTTGTTAAACTTTAGATCCATAATATCTGAATTATGTAAAAACCAATTATAAtacttagtttttctttttgcaactcTGGCTATAAAATATGGGGTTTTCTAAAATgtattctttttaaaatattactgcttccatatttaaatatatgacacTGTTGATATATTTGGTTTAGGTGTGTAACTTTGGACCACTATTTTTCTTAGAATATAATTCTAATTGTAGCAAAACTATAATATTATGAAAGaacctataaaaaaaatctacacaCATCGTTTTTATGTTTCTAGACTCAAAAAATTTAGGAGCCGTTGATGGTTaaagtttcaaaaagtttgattgaattgAGTCAATTGTGTTACTTTTCCATGGGGGATTATCCTACGTAGGCATATTTTGATCACTTtatcaaaacaaaatttataaaaacGGAGTATGAATTAATCAAGGTGATGTTTAACTTATATTGCTCTGCTATCAGAAAAACAATGCAATGGTGAGTAACTTTGTGATGGTCTTAATTGGTAGTATTATCAGCAGGTGATTTTAAACATTGATTTATAAATTCtgctataaataaaaaaaaattctgatatTGATAAATTGAGGTGGTGGCATATCTATATTGATTCCACGGGaaactatatattttgatccctcgaggggaACGAGATGTTCCCTTGTTTGTTTAAAAACCATTTGATCAGttataaaaaattctaaaaattttggtaacacTCATACAACATTTATACATCATTATGTGAAATCTTAGGTCCAAACTCAACTTACATGTCAAAGATATAAACGGATAAATTCAGTGTATGAATAACAATGTActgtttacacctaaatttaatttttccttAACATGTAGGTCGAATTTGAGCTTATTTTTGGTGGACTAACAAATATCACTATAATCTaaacaatcattttttttcataattttcacaattatttatattggattttttaaatagtttttgataattatttatattggatttgaaagaaaaaaaagatacacgGGAGGATATCTCAATTCTCTCGAGGGATTAGGATCCATCCCCTCAATTCGACTAAGATTTTATTACTATTACTTCTCCTGTACATAGTACTGTACCACTGCCCAATTGTGTCGTGCCATTTCGAACATGCGGATTTTCACAtcgttaaatttatttatttgtcagCGAAGAGAACGGTTATTAAATAGGAGTACTAGCATTGTACATGCCATAACAGTATTGCTAAAATATGCCGCCTCAATTCGTGACTGATTTATGGGCTTGTATGCGTACGTCTGCTAAAAGTATTGCTAAAAATCTGCAGCCACAATTCGTCACTGAGGCTTGCATGCGTACCCCCGTATATCTTGCCGTCACAGGCATATGCAGACATATGTATCCCTCCACTTGCATGCATACGTCCGTATATCTTGCCGTTAGAGacatttatattaatctattttttaaaaaataattaataattaattaatcatgtgctaataaatttatttcGTTTTCAGTACGCAAGGGATAAGTTCCCGACACAAAGCAAATAACTCAGACTTAGTCATCTTCTCGTGCCTGCGCTGCACAACCTTAGACGATGTCGTCCTGCACCTAATCCACAGAGTCACTGAACGTGATAGCACCAAGGACAAGGATCTGATCTCTGCTTGGATCGCGCAACTGGCTGACATGATTTGCTGTCTATCATGGCTATTTCTGGATCCACATCACCAGAATGGAAGGCTTGGGGTGGGTTCTACAAATTGATGTTAAACATTGTAGCTATATCGAGCCAAAGTTTTGTACACCTTGTATAAACTGCAGCATCGAACTATAGTGAGAGCTGCACTTAACATTCATCTACGTACCACGATCAGGACTCTGTTCTTAGAGCTTGATGTCGtctttaaatgaagaaatttcatggtatctatctatttattatattatatcattATAAGATAACCTTGAAACACGTCATCATATTCGTTTAGGGGATTTGGTGCTTTAAGATTTTGACGAGATGAGTTCGAGGCAGATTTTCTGATGACGACTTCTATGATTGCCCTAGCCTAGGAGATATGACCCAACCGACGTTTACTTTTCTCCAAGTCAAATCCATCACTTTTCCGGTCTTTGCTGCTACGTCGTCGATATTTCCTCCAACATACTCCCGCCGAGAACAACATATCGACCACAAAGCCTATTTGCAATCTTCATCAAGACATTAATTGTCACTAAAGATCTTCCGAGGAGGGATACCCCGATGACTTTAAGCTTTGGGAGATATCCGACCGAAGTATGTTCCCCTTTATATCGGAACCATCACTGTCTGACAATTCAATCTATTAGGACCGAAAAAGCTTCAGGACACTACTAGTGCGGAGAATATCAGTTCAATATTATCAATCACAAGACCTCGATCATTGTACTGCCAACTGCAGGGGATAGCCGCTCTCCTtgtcttatctttttttaaaaaaacttaaacatATATTAAAGCAACAGatcaaggaggcaagcccccgtACATCGCCAAAGGGAATGGCTTAAGGCAAAGATCCAACAATATCGACAGAGGAGAAAACTGCACTAAGATCGTAAACTTCCTATTGAAACTAAATAACAGAGGTGGTGCAAATTGACAGGGAGCTATGGCAATACCGCGACGGTTATAACCTTAGGTCTCTTTTAATGTGTAAACCGCTTAACAAACCGATAATCCCCACTCCTAATTGGCTTCATATTGATCGACGGGACACAGGAGTATACGGCATGAATAAGGACCACAGAACCAGCCGCCGTGCATGCATCATGGATAGTCAAGGCCAAACAGTGGTCAGGAAGCCAACCCAACACTCGCATGCATTATAGCCAAATGATCAGTCAACATACACGGGTGtcgctaatgggcgggtgattgTTGTGGGCGTTCACCCCCCATCCCCCCTAACacgctcctctctcccttccttctccccttcttctcttcctactacaccatatttttttaaaaaaaataaaaaacacaaagttagaaaaatttatgtatagaaatactatatataaaaaatatttcaattcaaattcaaatttaaatcggatatataaacttttgacttataaactttgggttataaactttaggtgtataaactttagatgtatagaaaatactatatacaaaaaatatttgaagtcaaatttaaatttgaatcgtgtataaagaattttgacttataaactttgggtctctaaactttaggtctctacaccataatttttttaaaaaaaaataaaaaaacacaaaattagaaaaacttatgtatagaaatactatatataaaaatatttgaattcaaattcaaatttaaatcgggtatataaacttttgacttataaactttgggtttataaactttaggtgtataaactttagatgtttAGAAAAtactaaatataaaaatatttgaattcaaatttaattttgaatcagatatataaactttgggtctctaaactttaggtgtataaactttagatgtgtaaactttatatgttcatactttaggtgcataaatttactaaaataggaaagtaatgcggtgcttaaaaaaagaaaccacaTGGAGGAGGGGGTAATCACTCGGGGTGATTGATCGCCCATTAGGCTTTTCTAACGTATACGGTATAAATAGAGTATGATTGCCACCTAAGTTCCCCTTTGCTATGTGTACTCACAAGTGTACCTAGAAACTTCATTATCTCCAAAGAGTACGTGCGCATGGGCCGCGTAATTAGTAGATTGGTTTTGTAAATTAATCTTCTATAATCTCATAGATACATCCGATATGTATGTAGACATGTAAGTGATATTTTATATACCATCAATCGTACCTTTTccaaatcaataatttaatttattatgtttatctagaacaatttattttatataatcttTTGTACGAGAGTATTCTATAGTAGGCCGACTACAGTCTAATACCTACCTCGTCAGTAGTACTAAAACTTGCCAAGGTAacgtggaaaaaaaatgtggtcGAGTTCATCACACATGGGCTTGAGGCTCCAACACAGCACCTTACTGTTCGATACAGAGGGAACACCTTGAATTTTGTTAAGTGTCGGCGATAACAAAGGGCGAGCCGCAGATAGGTGAGCGAAAGGGCGAGAAAATAGTAGGGAGACGGTGTTTGCCATGGGAGGGTGAGCCAAGGTGTGACAAAGGAGTAAGACAACGACAATGGAGCCCTTGCAATGATAAAACTCGAATTTGCAAAGTGCCAACGATAACTAAGAAGAGTAGCGGCAGGCAGAGGGGTGGCAAATGAGTAGGGATGAGGCGACAATAATAAGGTTCGATTGTTTAAGTTGCCAATGAAAACAAATTGGAGGGGGAGCGGTCTAGCGAGTGGAACCCTGACGAAAATGATGATAAGGAAGAGAAGGGGTGGATGAGCGAAAGCCTGATGAAGGTAATGATGACAACAAAGAGAAGGGGTGGGTGGTAGGGAAGTAGAGGTGCACGTGGCAAAACAATAGGAAGGTGGCCATAGGCAAGGCacctaaaaactataaaaatcaAACCTTTGACTTTTAAAGATTGTGATGTCAACGAAGAGGAGTGACATAAAGCAAACAAGCAGAAGGGTGCTAACGACtggcggaacttctaaaaattattaaaaggGTGATGATACGGTTTGATTTTTAAGGTCTCGGTAACAATAGAGAGGCATGCGACGATGGTAGTCGGACCAATGAAGGGGGTGGACATGTGAGCGAGCAGGGCTAGCAGATAACATGCATCATAGGGACTCACTAAGGATTGAAGTCCGAAGGTGACAGGGAAAGGGACATCGGACTAGCCCCCATCGATCCCCGCCCAACGCTGCCGTCCACCAAGTCTGCCACCACCGCCAGTCCTCACCATCGGTGAGAGAGGAAGGGACATGGATTAGATGGTTGTTACGGGTTGAGATGAACAAGTATGcagagaaattaaataaaagataGTTGTAACTTGCTGAGATACAGAATTATGTGGAAAGCTCAATCTtggaataaattttgaatgctcAAGATGTGAATTCATTACCTGTTCTTTAGGTGGACATAAGACCACCAGTAAAGTTATGGTGGTGGAAAAGGTTGACAGTTGGATAAATTTcgatggaaaaaaaagagagtatatttttccttttcgagAAGTACGGAACACTCTTTGAAGACTGAGGAagagtggatttttttttctccatgcaAATTGGATGCACATACACACATTCACACAATCCAGAACTGATATATTTTGCGCATGCGTTTCCAGCACGCACTACAGTTTACAGACGTGAAGAGAAGTGCATATAGCTCATCGTGGTTTTGATCAGACGGTTGCTCTATCTATAGTCCATACGATCCAAGTGTTCAAATTTTTGGACGATTATGTTTATGAGAAATTTGAGTTGAGAGATCGATAGACAAACTTGAAAACACAAATCATCTTAGAATACTCATTAACTCTTAAAGTAGCATTTCACGCTCCCACAAGATCGGAAATTAGAAACTCAAACTTAAATCCCAGAAGACACCTCATTGATCAACCAAACACGGGTGCATTAATCGATCCGTAATTTATGTATTCAAACACacattctttattttatttaatcatGCAGTacaccatatatttatatatatatatatatatatatgcttccaCACATCGTCCTTTATTTTATACGAGCACATAAGacaccatatatttatatatgctgCCACACATCATGGCCAGCACCAGCGAACGGCGGCGATGGAGCCTAGCCGCAGTTGGGCAAGGGGATGCCGCAGGCGGCGATCATCTTGCGTGCGTTGGTGCTGTTGATGTAGGACGCGTACATTGGGTCTTTCGCGTACTGGCAGAAGCACCCCTGTTGTGCTTTCAGGCTAGAGCAGCacgacgccgacggcgccgtCCCGAAGAAGATCGGGGCCGCGCATGGCGACAGCAACCCGGGGTCGcactgtggcggcggcggcgcctgcgccaccaccaccgccacagctgccgccgccactgccaccaGCAGAAGCATCTCCATCGCAGCCGCCCACTTGGCCATTGCTCGAGCTAGCTAGTTTAAGAACCGCTTGGTTACTAGCCGAATGTGATCGAATGTGGTCGATGTGGTGTAGGGGAAGGATGCACGCCTCGGGTTTTTATAGACGAGAGGTGTTGCAGAAAGCAGACCGTTTCGTGTATAGTTTAGACTTTACCATAACGGTACTAATGCTACAACTGTTCTAGCTGAACGGAGGAAGAATGAATGAAGAAGAAAGAGACATGGATCCTCAGATTCGTGCATTTTGGATACTCGTATTTTTACATATATGGGTCTTTTTGACTAGTAACAGTGGATCGAGACGTACACGTGCAGCAAATTGGTCTCTGCCAAATTAATTGGATCACAACACAAGAACAGGATCGAACCCAAGAAAATCGTCCAAGCAGATACAAGATTGCACGCAGGCATCCGTGGGAGCTAGTTCATTTAGTCATCTTATTTGTTTTCTCGTGGACACTCAACACTTTTTACACATCAACATTTGTCAAGCTTAACTTAATTTAAATGTTGTTTCGTTTGAACGTCACAGTCACTCCGCCTGTTTTTAAATAGTCGTTATCGACTATCACTGCGCAACTGGTATCAAGCGTATATATATTTCCAGCTCCATTTTCTCTCTTGGTGCCAGCAACATTGTCATATCCAATGATGCCGGTTGCTTGAGCTTGAGGAGCATCGCCTCCTAGAGGACGCCCTCTCGATGgatatcttcttcttcttcttaggCCCCGTTCGATGCTTCAAAAAAATGAGGAAAATTTTGTGCACATGCAAAATGAGTAAGCTCgataacacataattaattaaattttaactattatatatttaaaaataaattaatttgattttttaaaacaacttctacaACGCGCATCAAGCATACGACGGAGCCACCGGGAGCTGTAGCGCGCTGCCAAGCACAATGCAAATGGTGACTGCAATGGGCATGACAGGAGGTTATAATCTGGACTCATAGCAAAACTTTACCTTTCTATAATTCAGTACCACATGGTCCATTGCTGACAGACTTTGCTGGTGGCAATTATCAATCAATGTAGAATGCAGCTCATGATCAGTCGGTAAAGGAGCTGGAAATCCTGAAGGAGCGGAACACTGAACAAGAGGAAGAGCTGAAAGAACTGCACGGGCCGTACTCAGAGATAAGCCTGAAATTCGCGGAAGTCGAAGGCGAGAGGCAGCAGCTGGTGATGACGGTACGTTCCCTGAAGAAATACACAGAGAACAGCTGGTGATGGCTGTTGAGCTGGATGAGTTGTATGAAATGAGGACAATATCTAGGTGCTCTGCAGAGGACACAGGTACCCAGGTTAGCAAGGGTGTGGTCAGTCACAATACACAGCATTGTAGATCTCCCCCCACAATaatatttctttcttcttcttcttcctcttcctcttccattGGTGTGTGTAACTGTAACATGAATTAGCTTCTCATCTAGAGTGTGTTGTGTTGTATAATTCCTGATGCTTGGCTTTTGTTGTGAAGAAAGAAAAGTGAGATAAGAAAATATGGTCTGACCAGTTCCATCTTAAGGGGTATGCTCCAAAATTCTGGTGGATGATGGATTATGGGTGAAACTAAAGGTTATGATAATTATTCGAAATAACTAAAtattgaaaagttgaaagtttgtttaGACAGATTTCTAAGAGATACTGATGCAGAAGTTTTGTACAAAATCGTAAATTTAGGAATTTAGGAAACATGCCGTGAGCCCATCCATTATCTATAAGCGGAAAATAATGCATTGGTGAAAAATAATGTACCTGGTTGATAGCTTGTTGTTTCGTCAGATTTACTGTGGCTTAGATCAGCAGATTCATCTGGTCCCAAAGCTTATGCACGGTGGGACTAGCTAAAAAACTGTCGAGTGttttttagaagaaactttcaaatctaacttagtatataatttcactagaactatactataataataataacttatatatatgtattaaaataatatatgcaactttatatgtaatttatatagagataacaatatagttatagtgtagttacactatagttacaatgtaaatatagtgtaactacaatgtaactagCATGTAACTGGAATGTAACTTAGATATAACTTGAACAAATCTACCATAACTATGCAATGATGGGACTAGCTTGTGAAAAGAGGGTTTAGATCTAATAGCAAAATATCTCAGTACAAATCTTAAAGCGGAATCGACGGCTAAAAAATTTAACAGTTTTCACTCAAGAAAACTGTCGACAGTCCTCTAGCAATTCCGATGCAGGGTTATTAGAACATCAGAATATTTTCCCAGTTCGTGCAAGAATTAATTAGCAATCTACTCTGAGATCTTTGCAGTCAGTGGGTACCGTAGTACTGGGCCGTTCATAGGGTCTACTGTCTACTCTCCGTAGGCCTGTAGCGGTGGGCCAAAGCCCAACTCAGTTTGTGCTGAACCGAATCGACGACAATCTCGTTATTTCATATATTACTAgcaaaaaatgcccgtgcgatACACCGGATGATTACGAAGTGTGTATATTGACCAAAAGTGTTGTTTAGTTTAGCAAAAGTGTCCGTGCGTTGTAACAGGAAGCGtacatattagaaaaatatgcaattaattaaaatacatattcgctgaaatatttgatatttttaagtaggtatgtgtataattaaataaatttataagtcaagcaagtgtgagaaataaaataaaatggttaaatttaattttattaaattctctatGATTAATTACGCTCTTtaaaattttattggaatttttagagcttaattgctaattttaataatacaaataacatttaacaattatttaattggaagaagaataaaaatacttccttttaGGTTTGCTTCGAAATAAACACATTCAATAACTATAATTGTAATACTTCTGAAAAAATGAAGTACTAAAAATGAAGTTCTCTTTTTCTTCGGCCTGagggacgtaaaatagacttatttccgtCCCTTGCCGGTCGGCCCACAACCTTatgaaaaccctaaccctaaccctaaccctccccctccccctcccccagccgagccggccgcctcaCCCACtcccgacgccgcctctccccctctccctctccccaccggcgccgcttcccctcccctcccctccggcggcgccgctccctctccccatctcccgcctctcccctccccccagccggccgcctctcccaccaccgacgccgcttcccttcccttctccctcccttctcgccggcacggcgcggcgacggcggggtgtGGCAGAGACGGCGCCCTTCCCTCACGCtagctgtggcggcggcggcgaccttcccCACgctagcggcggtggtggtggcagtggctCTCCTTCCCGTCTCGCTGGCACGGCACAgcgacggcggggtgcggcggagacggccgtccctccccctccctccctctccctctccccgtcaGCCTCAACGGTGACGGCGCCCTCTCAACGGCGGCGTAGACGGCGACGACAGCGTCGGCTTCGTCCGAGGGTGGatccgtcggcggtggcggccaccgcgggcggatccggcggcggtggtggcgtcggcggccgccgattttttttttcaatttttttccatggcTATTGCTAACCGAATCAAATTGCGTACGTGGACGAACGGGACGAAAATAGATTTGACGaaaggaaaaatacgaatatttatattagttatatattATGACTCGTGGCACATAATcacatatttaattatttaaatattttataaattttgcaTATATTCAAATCTAAGTTAATTTTAGTATATCTGAAACAATATTTTTCAAAGTAACAAAGAGTAAAACTACCAATCTCTGTCAAGAGCTCAATAACATAAAAGTTCATACacattctatttttaaaattttaagtaaatttaTACTCAACGAGTATAGGCGTGGAGTCTTGTTACACTTTAGATCCATAATATCTGAAGTTATGTAAATACCAATTATAAtacttagtttttcttttttcaactcTGGCTATAAAATATGgggttttctaaaatttattctttttaaaatattactgcttccatatttaaatatatgacacTATTTGGTTTGGGTGTGTAACTTTTGACCActatttttattagaatataattcTTAGATGAAGCAAAACTATAATATTATGAAAGtacctgtaaaaaaaaatctacacacATCGTTTTTATGTTTCTAGACTAAAAACATTTAGGAGCCGTTGATGGttaaagtttcaaaagtttgattgaattgAGTCAATTGTGTTACTTTTCCATGGGGGAACATCCTATGTAGGCATATTTTGATCACTTtatcaaaacaaaatttataaaaacGGAGTACTATGAATTAATCAAGGTGATGTTTAACTTATATTGCTCTGCTATTATAAAAACAAAGCAATGGTGAGTAACTTTATGATGGTCTTAATTGGTAGTATTATCAGCAGGTGATTTTAAACATTGATTTATAAATTCTGCTATAAAAAAATGCTATTGATAAATTGAGGTGGTGGCATATCTATATTGATTCTACGggacactatatatatatacatatatatatatatacatatatatatatatatatatatatacatatatatacatatatatatatatatatatacattcatacatacatacacatatatacatacatacacatatacacatatacacatacatacacatatacacatatacacacacacacacacatatatatatatgtatgtatatatatatatatatatatgtatgtatatatatatatatatatatatatatatatatatatatatatatatatatgtatatatatatatatatatatatatatatatatatatatatatatagacacacatatatatatatttgatccttCGAAGGGAACGAGATGTTCCCTTGTTTGTTTAAAAACTATTTAATCAGTTAGaaaaaattctaaaagtttTGGTAACACTCATACAACATTTATACATCATTTCGTGAAATATTAGATCCAAACTCAACTTACATGTCAAACATATAAATGGATAAAATCAGTGTATGAATAACAATGTACTGTTTGcacctaaatttatttttttgccttAACATGTAGGTCAAATTTGAGCTTATTTTTGGTGGACTAACAAATATCACTATAATCTAAACTTtcatttttttacataattttcacaattatttatattggattttttaaataattttttataattatttatattggatttgaaagaaaaaaagatacacGAGAGGACATCTCTCGAGGGATTTGGATCCATTCCTTCAGTTCTACCAAGATTTTATTACTATTACTTCTCCAGTAGGTACATAGTACTGTACCACTGCCAATTGTGTCGTGCCGTTTCGGACATGCGGATTTTCATAtcgttaaatttatttatatgtcgACGAAGAGAACGATTATTAAATAGGAGTACaacattgtacatgccctaacaGTATTGCTAAAATATGCCGCCTCAATTCGTGACTGATTTATGGGCTTGTATGCGTACGTCCGCTAAAAGTATTGCTAAAATTCTGCAGCCACAAAGTGATTGAGGCTTGCATGCGTTCGTCCGTATATCTTGCCGTTAGAGACATTTGTATCCCTCCGTGGTGTTTGGATTCAGGggcttaactttagtccctatatttaaacactaatttagagtattaaatataaactacttataaaactaattatataaataaaagctaattcgcgagacaatttttttaagcctaagtAATCCATAATTatagaatgtttactgtagcatcacataggctaatcatggattaattaggctcaaaagattcgtctcgtgaattaatccaagattatagatgggtttttattaatagtctacgtttaatatttataattagtgtccaaacatctaaTTTGATagagacttaaaagttttagtcttATCTATACAGGGCCTTACTCTTTCGTTTTTCAATTTGCTTGTTAGTCAACGCTATTTTGATATATAATCAACATCGTTAATTAATATTTTGTAACCCATCTCTTACACAATGAATATCaacataattataatgtaattttttaaaaaattagattgtaattttcaaaaattacaatataattataatgtattttaATTGTATGTAATTTACAATatttgactattttttaaaatttgtggtGTCATAAATATAGTTAGTCCCCCCCTAATAAATGGCTCATCAATCTTCTGCTAATCTGTTTGGCCttcaatgtcattgtgaatgcTCTACAAAAATGAACAGACTCTATGCTAAATAAACTGAAGGCGTTTGGACATAATCGTACAAATCAATATCTATCGTAAGCGTTTTCACGTGAAATAACACAAGCTGACTGTAAAGGTGTCATTGTCACGTTTGGCCTGTTCAAGTGTGACCAAGATATTGGTTCGAATCATAAGAGCATCCAGTCTGAAGTTAAAATCAAAactactcaaaaaaaaaaacccgaacATAACACACTGTGCCAATTgtgtcagagaaaaaaaaatcaaacttcaaaagtactcccttcgtcgcaaaataaatcaacattGTAGTAGGACATGGCACAACCTAGTATGACCAAATTTGTCGTATTAGTATGTGTCACAACCTAATATGatattggtttattttaggacggagggagtagtcgaACTCGACCGACGAAAATTTCTTTGTTGCACATGGCTGTTGGTACACCTGTTTTGAATGCGTATATCCCCGGCTCCATTTTCTCTCTGG
The sequence above is drawn from the Oryza glaberrima chromosome 10, OglaRS2, whole genome shotgun sequence genome and encodes:
- the LOC127752456 gene encoding probable non-specific lipid-transfer protein 2 — encoded protein: MAKWAAAMEMLLLVAVAAAAVAVVVAQAPPPPQCDPGLLSPCAAPIFFGTAPSASCCSSLKAQQGCFCQYAKDPMYASYINSTNARKMIAACGIPLPNCG